In Bactrocera oleae isolate idBacOlea1 chromosome 3, idBacOlea1, whole genome shotgun sequence, a genomic segment contains:
- the Sos gene encoding protein son of sevenless, giving the protein MFSSQHVCSSNCDDDGYDFTKSENAGRWKGLFIPSLRKVLEQVHPRLSAKEDALLFVETLCLRILAMLCAKPLPHTVQDVEEKAKKSFPYPIDQWALSEARETVSSKKKKCVLPTDRVHSMLQKDVLQYKIDSNVSVFLVAILEYISADILKLAGNYVRKIKHVEITKEDIEVAMCADKVLTDLFSPNEMKSSSLAITLPTLPAQRASTTYEEVVKDLINDEKQYQRDLHMIIRVFREELAKIVRDPKELEPIFSNIIDIYEVTVTLLGSLEDVIEMSQEQSTPCVGSCFEELAEGEELHVYSKYANEVTSPKSKEALQTLLARTDAKSLMSAGHGFRDAVKYYLPKLLLVPVSHAFVYFDYINVLRELSRSEDDIESFKQVQGLLCPLQSELESILGSLPKETHVPLSSRARRQLAIERTRELQNSVEHWDKDVGQNCNEFIRDDFLGKLGSGKRIAERKVYLFDGLMVLCKANTKRQATSNGAPCFDYRVKEKFFMRRVEINDRADTEELKHSFEIEPRVQPPVILTARNAQHKNDWMADLIMVNTKSMLDRILDSILLDIEKKHPLRMPSPEIYKFAEPDSPENIVLEERESAGVPQIKGATLYKLIERLTYHIYADPMFVRTFLTTYRYFCTPRNLLTLLIERFNIPDPSLVYQDNVQGNDKDALNCDTDKLHKNSQREDWKRYRKEYVQPVQFRVLNVLRHWVDHHFYDFEKDPTLLEELEKFLGLVNGKSMRKWVDSVLKIVQRKNDQEQSHKPITFAYGNSPPPIEHHLNVPESEINLLTLHPLELARQLTLLEFELYKNVKPSELVGSPWTKKDKDVKSPNLLKIMKHTTNVTRWIEKSITEAENYEERVAIVARAIEVMMVMLELNNFNGILSITAAMGSASVYRLKLTFQGLPARYEKFLEECWEPNDGRLKKYQERLRSINPPCVPFFGRYLTNILHLEEGNPDFLPNTELINFSKRRKVSEIIGEILLYQNQPYCLSVDTKIRNFLENLDPFKGMTDTEISNYLYHTSLRIEPRGCKQAPKYPRKWAAITLKSPGIKPRRQNNTSHNNSVGGGNVSGNSLLQASSIFGVRNTSHGSHIAETGHSNSSSIGSGALVDQHSPISYNTHMSTHTHANTNAQTCATSVHTLERNGEAQMWAHNAIGGGHAGHGTEAVVKNEFQYPNGEDGAHTTAPQLPKKSNSSVSSTSAGPNAWSGETAACASSTEKTTYTPSFGETASTRLDNVWSSIDGIYVTHQSPHKQPLKHNTVLSEHAGEETTQSSPLLRVVSPGADVNTTNTRTPFQNAPPHPHKFSSNHFSPTNTGTSVSVAYVGSASPQLPDVDSGNSPLPVSPHVNVPSPLTTEYRSVPPPLPPRRKERTESCADLAQKRQAPDAPTLPPRDGELSPPPIPPRLHFSVAPCHRSHTNEFNGRSNLLLPNTSSIMIRRNLASEKRSSTGANSGTQSVSMNTAASMALHSATETTSLSYSLSRNQSQCPSYPQFSQPTIAASHLNAGTSISVSTWDDQAISPALSSSTTTSPMTPMTPISPHIPAGGVQVSDTHSTVAPPYHRYKTTAIAQHATGVSTSINPYTTAMAHQQHQQQQQQHHQHDQRFPQPIVSSTLPAKSSPKDFFPITEGTPKLPPKPSLSGNFYNSSDKGTMFPYPSTNQD; this is encoded by the exons ATGTTCTCTTCTCAGCATGTCTGTAGCAGCAACTGCGATGATGATGGTTACGATTTCACAAAAAGCGAAAATGCAGGGCGCTGGAAAGGATTATTTATACCGTCCCTGAGAAAG GTGCTAGAACAAGTGCACCCACGCTTATCGGCCAAAGAAGATGCACTTCTGTTTGTGGAAACACTTTGCTTGCGCATTTTAGCAATGTTATGCGCTAAGCCACTGCCCCACACTGTACAG GACGTGGAAGAAAAAGCGAAGAAATCATTTCCATATCCAATTGACCAATGGGCTTTAAGTGAAGCCAGGGAAACGGTTTCctccaaaaagaaaaaatgtgtgCTGCCAACTGACAGAGTACATAGCATGTTGCAAAAg GATGTGCTTCAATACAAAATCGACAGCAATGTTTCTGTGTTCCTGGTGGCAATATTAGAGTATATATCTGCAGATATATTGAAATTAGCCGGCAATTATGTGCGAAAAATAAAGCATGTGGAAATCACAAAAGAAGACATTGAAGTAGCAATGTGCGCTGATAAGGTGCTAACAGATTTGTTCTCACCAAATGAGATGAAATCAAGTAGCTTAGCAATAACGCTTCCAACACTACCCGCGCAACGGGCTAGTACCACATATGAAGAAGTGGTAAAAGATCTCATTAATGATGAAAAACAGTATCAACGTGACTTGCATATGATAATACGTGTTTTCCGCGAGGAATTGGCCAAAATTGTACGCGATCCCAAAGAGCTGGAGCCTATATTTTCCAATATAATCGATATTTATGAAGTAACTGTAACGTTACTGGGCTCACTGGAAGATGTTATAGAGATGTCACAAGAGCAGAGCACACCTTGTGTCGGTAGTTGTTTTGAGGAATTGGCAGAGGGCGAGGAATTACATGTGTATTCGAAATATGCCAATGAAGTGACTTCGCCAAAATCCAAAGAAGCACTTCAAACGCTATTAGCTAGAACAGAC gcAAAGTCGCTAATGTCAGCTGGACATGGATTTCGTGATGCTGTTAAGTATTATCTTCCTAAATTACTTTTAGTGCCGGTATCGCATGCTTTTGTTTACTTCGATTACATAAACGTGCTGAGAGAGCTCAGTCGTTCTGAGGATGATATAGAAAGCTTCAAACAAGTGCAAGGTCTATTATGTCCTTTACAAAGTGAACTCGAAAGCATTTTGGGTAGCCTACCTAA aGAAACTCACGTGCCATTGAGTAGTCGCGCTCGTCGCCAATTAGCTATAGAGCGCACAAGAGAACTACAAAACTCAGTTGAGCATTGGGATAAAGATGTGGGACAAAATTGCAATGAATTTATAAGAG ATGACTTTCTCGGTAAATTGGGTTCCGGCAAACGGATAGCTGAAcgtaaagtttatttatttgatggtCTCATGGTCCTCTGTAAAGCGAATACAAAACGACAAGCCACCTCTAATGGTGCACCCTGTTTTGACTATCGCGTAAAGGAGAAATTTTTTATGCGACGCGTTGAAATCAATGATCGTGCCGATACGGAAGAGTTGAAACATTCATTTGAAATAGAGCCTCGCGTACAACCGCCAGTTATACTCACTGCACGTAATGCTCAACACAAAAACGACTGGATGGCCGATTTAATAATGGTTAATACAAAGTCTATGTTGGATCGCATACTTGATAGTATATTATTGGATATTGAAAAGAAACATCCGCTGCGGATGCCTAGTCCGGAAATATACAAATTCGCTGAACCTGATAGTCCAGAAAATATCGTCTTGGAGGAGCGTGAAAGTGCCGGTGTGCCACAAATAAAG GGCGCTACACTGTACAAACTAATCGAAAGATTGACCTATCACATATATGCCGATCCAATGTTCGTGCGCACATTCCTGACTACATATCGCTATTTTTGCACACCACGCAATTTGTTAACGTTACTAATAGAACGTTTCAATATACCTGATCCAAGTTTGGTATATCAGGATAATGTACAGGGTAACGATAAGGATGCATTGAATTGTGATACAGATAAGttgcataaaaattcgcaacgTGAAGACTGGAAACGCTACCGCAAAGAATATGTGCAACCGGTACAGTTTCGTGTGTTAAACGTGCTGCGTCACTGGGTGGATCATCACTTTTATGACTTTGAAAAGGATCCAACACTATTGGAGGAGCTGGAAAAATTTTTGGGTTTAGTAAATGGCAAATCCATGCGAAAATGGGTGGATTCCGTTTTGAAAATCGTTCAACGCAAG AATGATCAAGAGCAAAGCCATAAACCTATTACCTTTGCTTATGGCAATAGTCCGCCACCAATTGAACATCATCTCAATGTTCCTGAATctgaaattaatttgttaacgTTACATCCATTAGAGTTAGCGCGACAATTGACATTACTCGAATTTGAGTTATATAAGAATGTGAAACCATCCGAGCTAGTTGGTTCACCGTGGACTAAAAAGGATAAAGATGTGAAAAGTCCAAATTTACTAAAGATTATGAAACACACCACAAATGTGACACGTTGGATTGAGAAATCCATAACGGAAGCGGAAAATTATGAAGAGCGTGTTGCTATAGTGGCGCGTGCCATTGAAGTGATGATGGTGATGctagaattaaataattttaatggcaTACTTTCGATCACTGCTGCCATGGGTAGTGCGTCTGTGTACCGTTTGAAGTTAACATTTCAAGGTTTACCTGCACGCTACGAGAAATTCCTAGAAGAATGCTGGGAACCAAATGATGGCCGTTTGAAAAAGTATCAAGAACGTTTGCGCTCAATAAATCCGCCATGTGTGCCATTTTTCGGTCGTTATCTCACCAATATTTTACATTTGGAAGAAGGCAATCCGGATTTTTTACCAAATACTGAGCTTATAAATTTCTCCAAACGTCGAAAAGTGTCCGAAATAATTGGAGAGATACTGCTTTATCAAAATCAACCATACTGTTTATCGGTCGATACAAAAATAAGG aattttttagaaaacttgGATCCTTTCAAGGGCATGACAGATACGGAAATATCAAATTATTTGTATCATACCAGTCTACGCATAGAACCACGCGGTTGCAAGCAGGCGCCTAAATAT CCACGTAAATGGGCCGCAATCACGCTAAAATCGCCTGGCATCAAACCACGCCGACAAAACAACACTAGCCACAACAACAGTGTAGGCGGCGGTAATGTTAGTGGCAATTCCTTATTGCAAGCCTCATCCATATTTGGTGTACGCAATACGTCACATGGCAGCCATATAGCGGAGACGGGCCATTCAAATAGTAGCAGCATTGGTAGTGGCGCGCTGGTTGATCAGCATAGCCCAATTAGTTATAATACACATATgagcacgcacacacatgcaaacacaaATGCACAAACTTGTGCGACGAGTGTACATACACTCGAACGCAATGGAGAAGCACAAATGTGGGCGCACAATGCCATCGGTGGCGGTCATGCTGGTCATGGTACTGAAGCTGTGGTTAAAAATGAATTTCAATATCCCAATGGGGAGGATGGTGCACACACAACGGCACCACAGCTACCGAAAAAGTCAAACTCGTCGGTAAGCTCGACATCGGCTGGACCGAATGCCTGGAGTGGCGAGACTGCAGCATGCGCTAGCAGCACAGAAAAGACAACATACACACCATCGTTTGGTGAAACAGCATCAACACGCTTAGATAATGTATGGAGCTCAATTGATGGTATATATGTAACGCATCAATCACcgcacaaacaaccgttaaagcACAATACCGTGCTGAGTGAACATGCCGGTGAAGAAACTACGCAATCGTCGCCATTATTGAGAGTGGTTAGTCCAGGAGCTGATGTCAATACGACAAATACGCGTACACCATTCCAGAATGCACCACCACATCCACACAAATTTAGCTCCAATCACTTTAG TCCAACTAATACTGGAACATCTGTAAGTGTTGCCTATGTGGGCAGTGCAAGTCCTCAATTGCCGGATGTTGACTCGGGCAATTCTCCGTTACCTGTTTCACCGCATGTGAATGTCCCCTCCCCGCTTACCACTGAATATCGTTCCGTACCGCCGCCATTGCCGCCACGCAGAAAGGAACGCACTGAGAGTTGTGCTGATTTGGCGCAAAAGAGACAAGCGCCTGATGCACCGACt cTGCCACCACGTGACGGTGAGCTTAGCCCACCACCGATACCGCCTAGGCTACATTTTTCCGTTGCTCCATGTCATCGCAGTCATACAAACGAATTTAATGGTAGAAGCAATTTATTGCTACCAAATACAAGCAGTATTATGATTCGTCGTAATTTGGCCAGTGAGAAGCGTTCATCAACGGGTGCCAACAGTGGTACACAATCTGTGTCGATGAACACAGCAGCATCGATGGCACTACACTCAGCAACTGAGACAACGTCATTATCGTATTCTCTATCAAGAAATCAATCGCAGTGCCCGTCATATCCTCAATTTTCGCAGCCAACAATCGCTGCAAGTCATCTAAATGCTGGTACTTCGATTTCGGTGTCAACGTGGGATGACCAAGCCATATCGCCTGCTCTCAGCTCGTCTACAACGACATCACCAATGACACCAATGACGCCAATTTCTCCACACATTCCAGCCGGCGGCGTACAAGTATCCGATACACACTCAACAGTAGCACCGCCTTATCATAGGTACAAAACGACAGCGATTGCACAACATGCAACAGGTGTTTCTACTTCTATAAATCCATATACAACAGCAATGGCACATCAGCAgcatcaacagcaacagcagcaacaccaTCAACATGATCAACGCTTTCCACAACCAATAGTTAGTAGTACGCTACCAGCGAAATCGTCTCCGAAAGATTTCTTTCCCATAACCGAAGGCACACCTAAGCTTCCACCAAAACCTAGTCTTAGTGGAAATTTTTACAACTCCTCAG ATAAAGGTACGATGTTTCCTTACCCAAGTACAAATCAAGATTAA